DNA from Dama dama isolate Ldn47 chromosome 5, ASM3311817v1, whole genome shotgun sequence:
CACCGTGCTCACCTCACGTCGAGGGCTGTCAGGTGGACATCGGggcccctcctctgcccctgccAGCTGCGGCTGAGGCAGCCCCCCCACCCGTGGGGTGCTACACCCCTTCCTGGTGTCGCTTGGACTTTAGCCCAACTGGCCGAGGCCTGGGGACCATGCGGCTCCCCGGAGAGCCCCACCCACCACAGCAACCCTAGGCCCCCCCTCTGGCTGCTCCTGCTGTCTTGGCCCAGGTCGGCCTGATGTGTCTTGCATTGTAGGGGAAACAGCGACAGAAACTTAAGACTCAGAGCGTATGGGGCATGTCCAGCACAGAACTGGAGGTGCCGCTCACCGATGTACTGGGAACTCCGggcagaaggaggcagagaggcGGGAGGAGGCTGGCTGGGCCCCACTCCGCACCATCCCAGAGGTGCGCCACCGCCCGGCCACCTGCTGCCGCCTCTCCAGAGCCGCTGGTCCTGGAGGCTTCCAGGGGAGGGGCCGGGCCTCAGGGGCCAGGCGCGCTGGTGTCCACAGGCAAGTCTCAGGCCCTCGGTTCTGCCCTGGAGCCGCGTGGGCAGAGGTGTGCCTCGCCTTCCGGCCACGGCTCTAACAAGCCCAAATCAATCTCTCCGTGGGCAGGCGGGCGGGCTAGCGCTGCAGACGCAGCTGGGGCTCCGCGCGGAGCAGAGCGAGGTAATGGGAACCAGATGGGCCCAGTGCATTCCTGGCACCTGAGGTCACGCGCCGAGCGAGCCCTGGTGGCCGggtccttccctggggtcctGGTCCAGGCGGGCTCAGCAGGGCCCACAGTGCCCGGGCCCTGGGTCACCCTCACCAGGACGCTGGGCGTCCACCCACCTGGGGGTCCCCGCTCTGCCCCCTCTGGCGGGCTCTGGGCCACGGCCGCCCTCAGACAGGTGGTGTGCAGACCGCCCTGCCTCCCGCCTCAGGCGGGTCCATAGTCTTAAAGAGGCTGATTTACGCCAGCCAGGCGGCTCTCCCTCCAAGCCCGGGCTGGTCAGCCAGGCCTCCCCTCGCTCCCATTGCTGGCCGGGGCCTGCCGCCCTCCCCAATCCTGCCGGGGGTGCCCCGCCGAAGCCAGCAGTGGGATGCGCGGGCCAGTGGGCGGGAGACACTGCTCACGCGTCCAGGGACCAGGGACAGGGCTCTGACCCCATGACCAACCCCGGTGCTGGCGGGTAGGATGGCCCGTCTTCTCGAGCCCAGGCGGTCCCAGCttccaggaagaggaggaagatccTTCCTGCCCTCTGGGTCCCTCCCAGGCAGCGATGCTGGCCTGCATGCACCCCACCCCACAGGGACCCCCTCTCGGTCCCCACTGTTAACAGCCCCCCAAAGCAGGCCACGTGGGTTCCGGCGCGTCCACCGCTCTAATCCCAGGGCTTGAGCTCCCGGGAGAGGCAGGGGCAGGTCCTCCCCCCTGACAGTCAGGGCGCAAGCCTGCTCTGCGCGCTTTGCCTGCCCCCACAGGGCCTTGCCAGTGGAGCAGAGGGGCGGCTGCTCTGGCGCTGGAGCACTCAGCCCTGAGCCTGGATTCCTGGGCAAGATGGGTAGAGGGCGTGGGACCCGTGGGCTGCTTGTCACCGTGGACGGGGAAGAGGAGGGACGTCCCGGATGGCAGGGGATCCTGGAGGCGGGGCTCCTGGGGGTCCCCGGGGGTGGGGCATCCAGGGGGGCGGGGTGTCCTGGGATGGGGGGAATCCAGGGGGCGGAGTGTCCTGGGGGTGGGGCGTCCTGGGGCCGATGAGGGAAGAGCATCGGAAGAAAACCTACGGAGCCGCCTGACGTCTCCTTGCCCCTCTGATCACAGGTGCGCGGGACCCACGAGCTCACCAACCCCGGGATCGCCGACGTCAAGATCCGGCCAGACAGCAAGATCCTGGCCACTGCGGGCTGGGACCACCGTGTCCGCGTGTTTCAGTGGCGGACGATGCGGCCACTGGCCGTGCTGGCCTTCCACAGCGCCACCGTCCACTGCGTGGCCTTCGACACTGCGGGCCTGCTGGCCGCGGGCTCCGGGGACCAGCGCATCAGCATCTGGTCGCTCTACCCGCCCACGTGACTCAGCACAGAGGGGATGCAGGCACAGAGGCGTGGTCCTGGGCCCCCCGGGTCACTCAGGCCCCCTCCTTCCCGGGGCCAACTCCCCATCATGACGCAGAGCGTGTAGGCCCTGGTGGCTGCTGTTTGCGGCATAACCAGGCTGGATGCTGGGCGCCTGCCAGGCAAGAGGCCGTTCTGCGTGCCTGACAATAAACGTTTGCAGACCTGCAGCTTGGAGGCGTGAATTCTCCCAGGTGACCCCGCTTCCCTGGGGCGGCAGAGCCAGGGCCATCCTCAGAGCATCCCCCGGCAGGTGGCCGGCCACacagcggggtgggggtgggggtcgtgGTCCCGGGCTCCAAGCCCCCGCAGACAGCCGGGGCTGAGGGCTGAGTGTGCCCCAGCGAGAGGATgccagtggggggtggggagggggccaggcCTGCAGCGGGGTCCCAGGAGGAGGGCTCAGCCCAGGAGTGAGGCTGATGGGCAGTTGGCTGCCGTAGGGTAGCCTTTGGGTGTGGGGCGCGGTGGCTGAGCTGGGAAGACAGGGACCCGGGGCAGCTTCTGACCCTCCTCGCCAGGCTGTGGGCTGGGAGGAAGAAGACCCTggcgctgggggtgggggctgtgggAGACCCCAGCGGAGTCCAGGCCACAAGCCCCTTGGTCCCACTGGCTTCTTTGTGAAGGAGCCCCCGGGCGCCTGGTCGGGGAGGAGTGCCC
Protein-coding regions in this window:
- the GNB1L gene encoding guanine nucleotide-binding protein subunit beta-like protein 1 isoform X5 gives rise to the protein MHTQPGSWPSNARPLAKGLPGNLEAESSSRPLLLAGYEDGSLVLWDVSTRKVCSRVACHSEPVMGLALDPRRARGVSGSAEKALAVWSLEGQQALQGKQRQKLKTQSVWGMSSTELEVPLTDVLGTPGRRRQRGGRRLAGPHSAPSQRCATARPPAAASPEPLVLEASRGGAGPQGPGALVSTGARDPRAHQPRDRRRQDPARQQDPGHCGLGPPCPRVSVADDAATGRAGLPQRHRPLRGLRHCGPAGRGLRGPAHQHLVALPAHVTQHRGDAGTEAWSWAPRVTQAPSFPGPTPHHDAERVGPGGCCLRHNQAGCWAPARQEAVLRA